A genomic window from Brassica oleracea var. oleracea cultivar TO1000 chromosome C8, BOL, whole genome shotgun sequence includes:
- the LOC106311720 gene encoding histone acetyltransferase HAC12-like isoform X1: MSFQSSEDAHMSGQLSGQDTNQGTVSQNNGNSQMHNLAGAGGGEGPSRSTVGPIDHDILRLRQYMQILVFNVLKQKQPPPDDAASKAKYMDVARRLEEGLFKTAISKEDYLNESTLESRLGSLIKGRQLKNSNQGHTNSSMVGTMAPTTTGLSHAGGNSSSMVTSSACASVGLGPSPNTSGPMDHDVLELRQYMRTLVFNELDKRRPCPADAASDAKFLDIARHLEEGLFQMANTREDYLNQSTLVSRLAALISRRIPNNQQNANSSPPGTMTTLAPEVSPMQVREKLPENEDELETEITENLKSMSLYS, encoded by the exons ATGAGCTTTCAATCTTCTGAAGAC GCTCACATGTCGGGACAACTATCTGGGCAGGATACAAATCAAGGGACAGTCTCGCAGAATAACGGGAACTCTCAAATGCACAACTTAGCTGGTGCTGGTGGTGGCGAAGGGCCTTCTCGTAGCACCGTTGGTCCCATCGACCATGATATTCTAAGACTTCGACAGTATATGCAAATCCTAGT CTTTAACGTTTTAAAGCAAAAACAACCACCTCCGGATGATGCTGCATCAAAGGCAAAGTATATGGATGTTGCTAGGCGCTTAGAGGAGGGGCTGTTTAAGACGGCTATCTCAAAG GAGGATTACTTGAACGAGTCAACCCTTGAGTCTCGCCTTGGAAGCCTAATAAAAGGCAGACAGTTGAAAAACTCCAATCAGGGACATACTAATTCTTCTATGGTTGGAACGATGGCACCTACGACTACAGGATTATCACACGCTGGGGGTAATTCTAGTTCGATGGTTACGTCCTCTGCTTGTGCTAGTGTTGGTTTAGGGCCTTCACCTAACACCTCTGGTCCCATGGACCATGATGTTTTGGAACTCCGACAGTACATGCGAACCCTTGT CTTCAACGAGTTAGATAAGCGCCGACCATGTCCAGCCGATGCTGCATCAGATGCTAAGTTCTTAGATATTGCTAGGCACTTAGAGGAGGGTCTTTTTCAAATGGCAAACACAAGG GAGGATTACCTTAACCAGTCGACCCTTGTTTCTCGCTTGGCAGCCTTAATAAGCCGCAGAATACCGAATAACCAGCAAAATGCTAATTCATCTCCGCCTGGAACAATGACTACACTCGCTCCTGAAGTTTCTCCTATG CAGGTAAGAGAGAAGCTTCCTGAGAACGAAGATGAGTTGGAGACAGAGATCACCGAGAATCTGAAGTCCATGAGCCTTTACAGCTGA
- the LOC106311720 gene encoding histone acetyltransferase HAC12-like isoform X2, which translates to MSFQSSEDAHMSGQLSGQDTNQGTVSQNNGNSQMHNLAGAGGGEGPSRSTVGPIDHDILRLRQYMQILVFNVLKQKQPPPDDAASKAKYMDVARRLEEGLFKTAISKEDYLNESTLESRLGSLIKGRQLKNSNQGHTNSSMVGTMAPTTTGLSHAGGNSSSMVTSSACASVGLGPSPNTSGPMDHDVLELRQYMRTLVFNELDKRRPCPADAASDAKFLDIARHLEEGLFQMANTREDYLNQSTLVSRLAALISRRIPNNQQNANSSPPGTMTTLAPEVSPMVREKLPENEDELETEITENLKSMSLYS; encoded by the exons ATGAGCTTTCAATCTTCTGAAGAC GCTCACATGTCGGGACAACTATCTGGGCAGGATACAAATCAAGGGACAGTCTCGCAGAATAACGGGAACTCTCAAATGCACAACTTAGCTGGTGCTGGTGGTGGCGAAGGGCCTTCTCGTAGCACCGTTGGTCCCATCGACCATGATATTCTAAGACTTCGACAGTATATGCAAATCCTAGT CTTTAACGTTTTAAAGCAAAAACAACCACCTCCGGATGATGCTGCATCAAAGGCAAAGTATATGGATGTTGCTAGGCGCTTAGAGGAGGGGCTGTTTAAGACGGCTATCTCAAAG GAGGATTACTTGAACGAGTCAACCCTTGAGTCTCGCCTTGGAAGCCTAATAAAAGGCAGACAGTTGAAAAACTCCAATCAGGGACATACTAATTCTTCTATGGTTGGAACGATGGCACCTACGACTACAGGATTATCACACGCTGGGGGTAATTCTAGTTCGATGGTTACGTCCTCTGCTTGTGCTAGTGTTGGTTTAGGGCCTTCACCTAACACCTCTGGTCCCATGGACCATGATGTTTTGGAACTCCGACAGTACATGCGAACCCTTGT CTTCAACGAGTTAGATAAGCGCCGACCATGTCCAGCCGATGCTGCATCAGATGCTAAGTTCTTAGATATTGCTAGGCACTTAGAGGAGGGTCTTTTTCAAATGGCAAACACAAGG GAGGATTACCTTAACCAGTCGACCCTTGTTTCTCGCTTGGCAGCCTTAATAAGCCGCAGAATACCGAATAACCAGCAAAATGCTAATTCATCTCCGCCTGGAACAATGACTACACTCGCTCCTGAAGTTTCTCCTATG GTAAGAGAGAAGCTTCCTGAGAACGAAGATGAGTTGGAGACAGAGATCACCGAGAATCTGAAGTCCATGAGCCTTTACAGCTGA
- the LOC106311720 gene encoding histone acetyltransferase HAC12-like isoform X3: MNFQAHMSGQLSGQDTNQGTVSQNNGNSQMHNLAGAGGGEGPSRSTVGPIDHDILRLRQYMQILVFNVLKQKQPPPDDAASKAKYMDVARRLEEGLFKTAISKEDYLNESTLESRLGSLIKGRQLKNSNQGHTNSSMVGTMAPTTTGLSHAGGNSSSMVTSSACASVGLGPSPNTSGPMDHDVLELRQYMRTLVFNELDKRRPCPADAASDAKFLDIARHLEEGLFQMANTREDYLNQSTLVSRLAALISRRIPNNQQNANSSPPGTMTTLAPEVSPMQVREKLPENEDELETEITENLKSMSLYS, translated from the exons ATGAATTTTCAGGCTCACATGTCGGGACAACTATCTGGGCAGGATACAAATCAAGGGACAGTCTCGCAGAATAACGGGAACTCTCAAATGCACAACTTAGCTGGTGCTGGTGGTGGCGAAGGGCCTTCTCGTAGCACCGTTGGTCCCATCGACCATGATATTCTAAGACTTCGACAGTATATGCAAATCCTAGT CTTTAACGTTTTAAAGCAAAAACAACCACCTCCGGATGATGCTGCATCAAAGGCAAAGTATATGGATGTTGCTAGGCGCTTAGAGGAGGGGCTGTTTAAGACGGCTATCTCAAAG GAGGATTACTTGAACGAGTCAACCCTTGAGTCTCGCCTTGGAAGCCTAATAAAAGGCAGACAGTTGAAAAACTCCAATCAGGGACATACTAATTCTTCTATGGTTGGAACGATGGCACCTACGACTACAGGATTATCACACGCTGGGGGTAATTCTAGTTCGATGGTTACGTCCTCTGCTTGTGCTAGTGTTGGTTTAGGGCCTTCACCTAACACCTCTGGTCCCATGGACCATGATGTTTTGGAACTCCGACAGTACATGCGAACCCTTGT CTTCAACGAGTTAGATAAGCGCCGACCATGTCCAGCCGATGCTGCATCAGATGCTAAGTTCTTAGATATTGCTAGGCACTTAGAGGAGGGTCTTTTTCAAATGGCAAACACAAGG GAGGATTACCTTAACCAGTCGACCCTTGTTTCTCGCTTGGCAGCCTTAATAAGCCGCAGAATACCGAATAACCAGCAAAATGCTAATTCATCTCCGCCTGGAACAATGACTACACTCGCTCCTGAAGTTTCTCCTATG CAGGTAAGAGAGAAGCTTCCTGAGAACGAAGATGAGTTGGAGACAGAGATCACCGAGAATCTGAAGTCCATGAGCCTTTACAGCTGA
- the LOC106311720 gene encoding histone acetyltransferase HAC12-like isoform X4: MSGQLSGQDTNQGTVSQNNGNSQMHNLAGAGGGEGPSRSTVGPIDHDILRLRQYMQILVFNVLKQKQPPPDDAASKAKYMDVARRLEEGLFKTAISKEDYLNESTLESRLGSLIKGRQLKNSNQGHTNSSMVGTMAPTTTGLSHAGGNSSSMVTSSACASVGLGPSPNTSGPMDHDVLELRQYMRTLVFNELDKRRPCPADAASDAKFLDIARHLEEGLFQMANTREDYLNQSTLVSRLAALISRRIPNNQQNANSSPPGTMTTLAPEVSPMQVREKLPENEDELETEITENLKSMSLYS, translated from the exons ATGTCGGGACAACTATCTGGGCAGGATACAAATCAAGGGACAGTCTCGCAGAATAACGGGAACTCTCAAATGCACAACTTAGCTGGTGCTGGTGGTGGCGAAGGGCCTTCTCGTAGCACCGTTGGTCCCATCGACCATGATATTCTAAGACTTCGACAGTATATGCAAATCCTAGT CTTTAACGTTTTAAAGCAAAAACAACCACCTCCGGATGATGCTGCATCAAAGGCAAAGTATATGGATGTTGCTAGGCGCTTAGAGGAGGGGCTGTTTAAGACGGCTATCTCAAAG GAGGATTACTTGAACGAGTCAACCCTTGAGTCTCGCCTTGGAAGCCTAATAAAAGGCAGACAGTTGAAAAACTCCAATCAGGGACATACTAATTCTTCTATGGTTGGAACGATGGCACCTACGACTACAGGATTATCACACGCTGGGGGTAATTCTAGTTCGATGGTTACGTCCTCTGCTTGTGCTAGTGTTGGTTTAGGGCCTTCACCTAACACCTCTGGTCCCATGGACCATGATGTTTTGGAACTCCGACAGTACATGCGAACCCTTGT CTTCAACGAGTTAGATAAGCGCCGACCATGTCCAGCCGATGCTGCATCAGATGCTAAGTTCTTAGATATTGCTAGGCACTTAGAGGAGGGTCTTTTTCAAATGGCAAACACAAGG GAGGATTACCTTAACCAGTCGACCCTTGTTTCTCGCTTGGCAGCCTTAATAAGCCGCAGAATACCGAATAACCAGCAAAATGCTAATTCATCTCCGCCTGGAACAATGACTACACTCGCTCCTGAAGTTTCTCCTATG CAGGTAAGAGAGAAGCTTCCTGAGAACGAAGATGAGTTGGAGACAGAGATCACCGAGAATCTGAAGTCCATGAGCCTTTACAGCTGA